One stretch of Methylopila sp. 73B DNA includes these proteins:
- a CDS encoding M48 family metalloprotease has translation MEPRPQTTRPARFRRLARAGMAALCAIALLVSSLPQPAQAQGLGGSIIRDAEIEGLLRDYMLPIYRAAGVDAGAVEIVLINSKVFNAFVADGRRIFVNIGVLLDAKTPNEVIGVLAHETGHIAGGHLARLRQRLDSMQTMAIVAMLLGAGAIAGAAAGGGLNNGSGGAAIGAAMAPQEMMRRTLLSYQRAEEQAADRAAVNYLSKTGQSAKGMLITFKRFADQTAFSQRFIDPYAQSHPMPQDRIANLEDLAKKSPYYDKLDPPALQARHDLMRAKLVGFVDGPSGVMRRYPMSDQSLPARYARAISTYRSAALAGAISQIDGLIAAQPQNPWFQELKGQAYLENGRAADAVPPLRRAIALAPNATLIRTMLGQALVASGSTRDGDAAISELVRATARDSKNADGFRQLALAYARKGKIPEADLASAQAAFASGDFGTARQIAERAKTGFKRGTPGWLKADDIASYTPQKMN, from the coding sequence ATGGAACCCCGCCCGCAGACGACCCGACCCGCGCGTTTCCGGCGGCTGGCGCGCGCCGGCATGGCCGCGCTCTGCGCGATCGCGCTGCTCGTGTCGTCGCTGCCGCAGCCGGCGCAGGCCCAGGGGCTCGGCGGCTCGATCATCCGCGACGCCGAGATCGAGGGGCTGCTGCGGGACTACATGCTGCCGATCTACCGGGCGGCCGGCGTCGACGCGGGCGCGGTCGAGATCGTGCTGATCAACTCCAAGGTGTTCAACGCCTTCGTGGCGGACGGCCGGCGCATCTTCGTCAACATCGGCGTGCTGCTGGACGCCAAGACGCCGAACGAGGTGATCGGCGTGCTTGCGCACGAGACAGGCCACATCGCCGGCGGCCACCTGGCGCGGCTGAGGCAGCGCCTCGACAGCATGCAGACCATGGCGATCGTCGCCATGCTGCTCGGCGCCGGCGCAATCGCGGGCGCCGCCGCCGGCGGCGGCTTGAACAACGGCTCCGGCGGCGCGGCGATCGGCGCGGCCATGGCGCCGCAGGAAATGATGCGCCGGACGCTGCTGTCCTACCAACGCGCCGAGGAGCAGGCGGCCGACCGCGCGGCCGTGAACTACCTCTCCAAGACGGGACAGTCCGCCAAGGGCATGCTGATCACCTTCAAGCGCTTCGCGGACCAGACCGCATTCTCCCAGCGCTTTATCGACCCCTACGCCCAGAGCCATCCGATGCCGCAAGACCGCATCGCGAACCTGGAAGACCTGGCGAAGAAGAGCCCCTACTACGACAAACTCGACCCTCCCGCGCTTCAGGCGCGCCACGACCTGATGCGGGCGAAGCTCGTCGGCTTCGTCGATGGGCCGTCCGGTGTCATGCGGCGCTACCCGATGTCGGACCAGAGCCTTCCCGCGCGCTACGCGCGGGCGATCTCGACCTACCGCTCCGCCGCGCTCGCCGGCGCGATCTCGCAGATCGACGGTCTCATCGCCGCGCAGCCGCAGAACCCGTGGTTCCAGGAGTTGAAGGGGCAGGCCTATCTCGAGAACGGCCGCGCGGCGGACGCCGTCCCCCCGCTCCGCCGGGCGATCGCGCTCGCGCCCAACGCCACGCTGATCCGGACCATGCTGGGCCAGGCGCTGGTCGCGAGCGGCTCGACCCGCGACGGCGACGCCGCGATCTCGGAGCTGGTGCGCGCGACCGCGCGCGATTCGAAGAACGCCGACGGCTTCCGACAGTTGGCCCTCGCCTACGCCCGCAAGGGCAAGATCCCGGAAGCCGACCTCGCCTCCGCGCAGGCCGCCTTCGCCTCCGGCGATTTCGGCACGGCCCGCCAGATCGCCGAGCGCGCCAAGACCGGGTTCAAGCGTGGAACGCCGGGCTGGCTGAAAGCCGACGACATCGCGAGCTACACGCCGCAGAAGATGAACTGA
- a CDS encoding DUF58 domain-containing protein codes for MDALPVSGVDLDAAALLGLRHLTRRAAPSRATRLAARPGGIVTRRRGRGSEIDDVRLWADGDDIRHIDRNSTARTGVPHVRTFRDERERAVLLVADFRPSMLFGTKRAFRSVAAAEALTLVGWRASGEGGRIGLLAATADGEPDFVRPKGGERAMTGMVGVMARAHARALKQSDRADPPLDALIETAVGALPRGGHLVLASGLDAPGARFDEVVKAAMSRVSVSVLLIADAFETRAPKGVYAFLTREGRSGWLSGRDERPPGPDPRVERLNALGVPVFPIDSDLGAERVAPLLERLDAAR; via the coding sequence ATGGACGCGCTCCCTGTTTCCGGCGTCGACCTCGACGCTGCGGCCCTGCTCGGCCTGCGCCATCTCACGCGCCGGGCGGCGCCGTCGCGCGCCACAAGGCTCGCGGCGCGCCCCGGCGGGATCGTCACCCGCCGCCGCGGCCGCGGCAGCGAGATCGACGACGTCCGCCTCTGGGCCGACGGCGACGATATCCGCCACATCGACCGCAACTCGACCGCCCGCACCGGCGTGCCGCACGTCCGGACGTTTCGCGACGAGCGCGAGCGGGCCGTGCTGCTCGTCGCGGATTTCCGCCCGTCGATGCTGTTCGGCACCAAGCGCGCCTTTCGCTCGGTCGCGGCCGCGGAAGCCCTGACGCTCGTCGGCTGGCGCGCGTCCGGCGAAGGCGGGCGTATCGGCCTGCTTGCCGCGACCGCCGACGGCGAGCCGGATTTCGTGCGCCCGAAAGGCGGGGAGCGCGCCATGACCGGGATGGTCGGCGTGATGGCCCGCGCTCATGCCCGGGCCCTCAAGCAGTCCGACCGGGCCGATCCGCCGCTCGACGCGCTGATCGAGACCGCCGTCGGCGCGCTGCCGCGCGGCGGCCATCTCGTGCTCGCCAGCGGTCTGGACGCTCCCGGCGCGCGGTTCGACGAGGTGGTGAAGGCGGCCATGTCGCGGGTCTCCGTCAGCGTGCTGCTGATCGCCGACGCGTTCGAGACCCGCGCGCCGAAGGGCGTCTACGCCTTTCTCACCCGCGAGGGACGCAGCGGCTGGCTCTCGGGCCGTGACGAGCGCCCGCCCGGACCCGACCCGCGGGTGGAGCGGCTGAACGCGCTCGGCGTGCCGGTCTTTCCGATCGACTCGGACCTTGGCGCCGAACGCGTCGCCCCGCTGCTGGAGCGCCTCGATGCCGCCCGCTGA
- a CDS encoding RDD family protein: MSTTPLSPAQPIQREAFDPLADPRLYEGVLSRRVLAFCVDFGIVFTLTAIASVVIFILGIVTLGLAWLLYGGVFPAMAILYSGATLGGDKAATWGMRLTGLTARMTDGAKPGFLIAAAHVVFLYVSITLLTPFILLVGLFTRRKQLLHDLVLSTVLVDRGRLEGRSY; encoded by the coding sequence ATGTCGACCACTCCGCTTTCTCCCGCCCAGCCGATCCAGCGCGAGGCGTTCGACCCGCTCGCCGATCCGCGTCTCTACGAAGGCGTGCTCAGCCGGCGCGTCCTGGCGTTCTGCGTGGACTTCGGCATCGTCTTCACGCTGACGGCGATCGCGAGCGTCGTGATCTTCATCCTTGGAATCGTCACGCTCGGCCTCGCCTGGCTGCTCTACGGCGGCGTCTTTCCGGCGATGGCGATCCTTTACTCCGGCGCGACGCTCGGCGGCGACAAGGCGGCGACCTGGGGCATGCGTCTCACGGGCCTGACCGCGCGCATGACCGACGGCGCGAAGCCCGGCTTCCTGATCGCAGCCGCGCACGTCGTGTTCCTCTACGTGTCGATCACGCTGCTCACGCCGTTCATCCTGCTGGTGGGGCTGTTCACCCGCCGCAAGCAACTGCTGCACGACCTCGTGCTGAGCACGGTGCTGGTGGACCGCGGCCGGCTGGAAGGTCGCAGCTACTGA
- a CDS encoding aminotransferase class I/II-fold pyridoxal phosphate-dependent enzyme — protein sequence MTVPDRRPALTAPSRRALAVPPFLAMEVMRDARVRVAAGETIRHLEVGQPSAPAPKAAAEAAMRMIAAGDVGYTEALGRPSLRARIARHYRETYDVAVAPERVVVTTGSSGGFALAFLAAFEPGARVAIPSPGYPAYRAILTALDLTPVELATGPASRWALTAEMVAAAHAEAPLAGVLAMSPANPTGVMTLAPDLADLAETCRRLGIWLVSDEIYHGLTYETPAATALAFDDDAIVVNSFSKYYAMTGWRVGWLVLPERLVRVVEPLAQNLFISAPTLSQGAAEAALDDRETCEAYRQAYAVNRAMLLERLPRMGLNEILPLDGAFYAYVGVGRFSNDSTAFAKALLAEAGVALTPGVDFDRERGHAYVRMSFAGAEADIADALDRIARWLPKR from the coding sequence ATGACCGTTCCCGATCGCCGCCCGGCTCTCACCGCGCCGTCGCGCCGCGCGCTCGCCGTGCCGCCGTTCCTCGCCATGGAGGTGATGCGCGACGCCCGCGTCCGCGTCGCGGCGGGCGAAACCATCCGGCACTTGGAGGTGGGCCAGCCGAGCGCCCCCGCGCCGAAGGCCGCGGCCGAGGCCGCCATGCGGATGATCGCCGCCGGCGACGTCGGCTACACCGAGGCGCTCGGTCGTCCGTCGCTGCGCGCGCGAATCGCCCGCCACTACCGCGAAACCTACGACGTGGCGGTGGCGCCGGAGCGCGTGGTGGTGACGACGGGGTCTTCGGGCGGCTTCGCGCTCGCCTTCCTTGCGGCATTCGAGCCCGGCGCGCGGGTCGCGATCCCGTCGCCCGGCTACCCCGCCTACCGCGCCATCCTGACCGCCCTCGACCTCACGCCCGTGGAGCTCGCCACCGGCCCCGCCTCGCGCTGGGCGCTGACGGCGGAGATGGTGGCGGCGGCCCACGCCGAGGCGCCGCTCGCCGGCGTGCTGGCGATGAGCCCGGCCAACCCGACCGGGGTGATGACGCTCGCGCCAGACTTGGCGGATCTCGCCGAGACCTGCCGCAGGCTCGGGATCTGGCTGGTGTCGGACGAGATCTACCACGGCCTCACCTACGAGACCCCGGCCGCCACCGCGCTCGCCTTCGACGACGACGCCATCGTCGTGAACAGCTTCTCGAAATACTACGCGATGACGGGCTGGCGCGTCGGCTGGCTGGTGCTGCCGGAGCGGCTGGTGCGCGTGGTGGAGCCCTTGGCGCAGAACCTCTTCATCTCCGCGCCGACGCTGAGCCAGGGAGCGGCGGAGGCCGCGCTCGACGACCGGGAGACCTGCGAGGCCTACCGGCAGGCCTACGCCGTGAACCGCGCGATGCTGCTGGAGCGCCTGCCGCGCATGGGGCTCAACGAAATCTTGCCGCTCGACGGCGCGTTCTACGCCTATGTGGGCGTCGGCCGCTTCTCGAACGACAGCACCGCCTTCGCGAAGGCGCTGTTGGCGGAAGCGGGCGTCGCGCTCACCCCCGGCGTCGATTTCGACCGCGAGCGCGGCCACGCCTATGTGCGGATGTCGTTCGCGGGCGCGGAAGCGGACATCGCCGACGCGCTCGACCGCATCGCGCGCTGGCTGCCGAAGCGCTGA
- a CDS encoding AAA family ATPase: MNVQDTTIRARQPATDAALQARVGELQAGLEHGLIGAGVLIERLLIGLLTGGHVLVEGAPGLAKTRAVKRLSAGLDATFARIQCTPDLMPADLTGTTVWRPDEGKFEFLAGPLFHSLVLVDEINRAPPKVQSALLEAMAERQVTAGANTHALPDPFMVVATQNPIEHEGTFPLPEAQLDRFLLHVVVGLPDAASERRILDLVEREQVSGEDAMPLRLSADEVRRARRDVANVHLAPALKDYIVRIVTATRDADAAPDVRRAIEYPVSPRGTLSLAAAAKARAYLHGRDYATPEDVAELAADTLAHRLVLTWRAAADGRTARDLVAPLLDAVRPL; the protein is encoded by the coding sequence ATGAACGTGCAGGACACGACGATCCGCGCCCGGCAGCCTGCGACCGACGCCGCGCTCCAAGCGCGCGTCGGCGAACTGCAGGCCGGTCTGGAGCACGGGCTCATCGGCGCGGGCGTTCTGATCGAGCGGCTGCTGATCGGCCTTCTCACCGGCGGCCATGTGCTGGTGGAAGGCGCGCCCGGCCTCGCCAAGACGCGCGCCGTGAAGCGGCTTTCAGCGGGCCTCGACGCCACCTTCGCGCGCATCCAGTGCACGCCGGACCTGATGCCGGCGGACCTGACAGGCACGACCGTGTGGCGTCCGGACGAGGGCAAGTTCGAGTTCCTGGCGGGACCGCTGTTCCATTCGCTGGTGTTGGTGGACGAGATCAACCGCGCTCCCCCGAAGGTGCAGTCCGCGTTGCTCGAGGCCATGGCCGAGCGGCAGGTGACGGCTGGGGCGAACACCCATGCGCTGCCGGATCCCTTCATGGTGGTCGCGACCCAGAACCCGATCGAGCACGAGGGCACCTTCCCGCTGCCGGAAGCGCAGCTCGACCGCTTCCTGCTGCATGTGGTGGTCGGGCTGCCCGACGCTGCGTCCGAACGGCGCATCCTCGACCTGGTCGAGCGCGAGCAGGTCTCGGGCGAAGACGCCATGCCGCTGCGTCTGTCGGCGGATGAGGTAAGGCGCGCGCGGCGCGACGTGGCCAACGTCCATCTCGCGCCGGCGCTGAAGGACTACATCGTCCGGATCGTGACCGCGACGCGCGACGCCGACGCCGCGCCTGATGTGCGGCGGGCGATTGAATACCCGGTTTCGCCGCGCGGCACGCTGTCGCTCGCCGCGGCCGCCAAGGCGCGCGCCTATCTCCACGGCCGCGATTACGCGACGCCGGAGGACGTCGCGGAGCTCGCCGCCGACACCCTCGCGCATCGGCTGGTCCTGACCTGGCGCGCCGCGGCGGACGGGCGCACGGCGCGCGATCTCGTCGCGCCGCTGCTCGACGCGGTGCGGCCGCTCTAA
- a CDS encoding DUF4381 family protein, with product MPPADELANLRGIRLPPMETGFWADIGFAVALGLAAALVAALLLRLVLRPRKPSLRAEALTELAAAKSLPVPERRAAQAALLRRIVRTVEGDDAARATGPAWAATLDRTLGVDLFERRSGRVLVDGLYARELSDDPALDRELDAAVAKVGR from the coding sequence ATGCCGCCCGCTGACGAACTCGCGAATCTGCGCGGCATTCGCCTTCCGCCGATGGAGACCGGGTTCTGGGCGGACATCGGCTTCGCGGTCGCGCTCGGGCTCGCCGCCGCGTTGGTGGCCGCGCTGCTCCTCCGGCTCGTCCTGCGTCCGAGGAAGCCCTCGCTGCGGGCCGAGGCGCTGACGGAGCTCGCCGCGGCGAAGTCGCTCCCCGTCCCGGAGCGACGCGCCGCCCAGGCGGCGCTGCTCCGCCGGATCGTCCGCACCGTCGAAGGCGACGACGCCGCCCGCGCGACAGGTCCCGCCTGGGCCGCGACGCTGGACCGCACGCTCGGCGTCGACCTGTTCGAACGGCGGTCCGGCCGCGTGCTGGTGGACGGCCTTTACGCCCGCGAGCTGTCCGACGACCCGGCGCTCGACCGCGAATTGGACGCGGCCGTCGCCAAGGTGGGCCGCTGA
- a CDS encoding BatD family protein — protein MRALLAALALLVLIALRPGAALADPSEFDDVRLEVTPLNKAAPYPRELVLLRIRGVYRPLVNREKLVQPPLTNFAWQELGKDTVSVIEDDGYTKRLFERTIAIYPEKSGPLVIEPFVHKLTVVDGAQQREIEVKSKPITLDVAEWQGPRGPNDQKFWWLPAGKVEVIDDWSIDPERVPRGLTAKRTVTILAEGVPADALPPTPLMTSSGVISFRGPETRETKITEKGPVSRASYSWEMRPITAYPATVQEIRFQWFDTGARTMREAVIPARRMAWAAANVTDAAPPPPPERPTIALLAGAGGAAFLAGLVVMLLGVGRETLRLPTRPPRDARAMKRAARRRDPSAFRAAVTALARHDPGPWRTTPEVRDGLAALDRHLFASAGSAPCPDLRALARVITQARRVAAVEAPKTSALAPLDGPIAR, from the coding sequence ATGCGCGCCCTCCTCGCAGCTCTGGCGCTCTTGGTGCTAATCGCGCTCCGTCCCGGAGCGGCGCTCGCGGACCCGTCCGAGTTCGACGACGTGCGGCTTGAGGTCACGCCGCTCAACAAGGCGGCGCCTTACCCGCGCGAACTGGTGCTGCTGAGGATCCGCGGGGTCTACCGACCGCTGGTGAACCGCGAGAAGCTCGTCCAGCCGCCGCTGACGAACTTTGCTTGGCAGGAGCTGGGCAAGGACACAGTTTCGGTCATCGAGGACGACGGCTACACCAAGCGCCTGTTCGAGCGGACCATCGCGATCTACCCCGAGAAAAGCGGTCCGCTCGTGATCGAGCCGTTCGTCCACAAGTTGACGGTGGTGGACGGCGCGCAGCAGCGCGAGATCGAGGTGAAGTCGAAGCCGATCACGCTCGACGTGGCGGAGTGGCAGGGCCCGCGCGGGCCCAACGACCAGAAGTTCTGGTGGCTGCCGGCGGGCAAGGTCGAGGTGATCGACGACTGGTCGATCGACCCCGAGCGGGTGCCGCGCGGCCTCACCGCCAAGCGCACGGTGACGATCCTCGCCGAGGGCGTGCCCGCTGACGCGCTTCCGCCCACCCCGCTGATGACTTCCTCCGGCGTCATCAGCTTCCGCGGGCCGGAAACGCGGGAAACGAAGATCACGGAAAAGGGCCCGGTCTCGCGCGCGAGCTACAGCTGGGAGATGCGGCCGATCACGGCCTATCCCGCGACGGTGCAGGAAATCCGCTTCCAATGGTTCGACACCGGCGCCCGCACGATGCGCGAGGCGGTCATCCCCGCCCGTCGCATGGCCTGGGCCGCCGCCAACGTGACCGACGCGGCGCCCCCGCCTCCGCCGGAACGGCCGACGATCGCCCTTCTCGCCGGCGCCGGCGGCGCGGCCTTTCTCGCGGGCCTCGTCGTGATGCTGCTCGGCGTCGGCCGCGAGACGCTGCGTCTGCCCACGCGGCCCCCGCGTGACGCCCGCGCGATGAAGCGCGCCGCGCGACGGCGGGACCCGTCAGCCTTCCGCGCCGCCGTGACCGCGCTCGCTCGGCATGACCCGGGGCCGTGGCGAACGACGCCCGAGGTGCGCGATGGACTGGCAGCGCTCGACCGGCATCTGTTCGCCAGCGCAGGCTCCGCGCCCTGTCCCGATCTCCGGGCGCTCGCCCGTGTGATCACCCAGGCTCGGCGGGTAGCCGCCGTCGAGGCGCCCAAGACGTCGGCGCTCGCCCCGCTCGACGGGCCGATTGCGCGTTAG
- a CDS encoding VWA domain-containing protein gives MIELDGFGLLRPLWLLAIPAALALAFVAVRRAGGVGDWRRAIDPHLFDALARRGVVVAGRGRSGLLAALAAALIALALVGPAIERPGVQNFRNLDAAIVAVDVSRSVADSGEFQDAKIAALGAAQAAGSRQVSVLVFAGDAYLANPPTTDRRTIETTLAALDAQTVPDVGSAPSRALALAHRTLRDSGVVGGDVVLISDGGGLDEGAQNETRSLVADGHRVSALYVTSAAATPKRAMETGRPELEALAALGGGAFATVGAPDAVYAEVERSTAGRLGPSPYASLAWLDFGRALLLFAAAPLLLMFRRGG, from the coding sequence ATGATCGAGCTGGATGGGTTCGGCCTGCTCCGCCCGCTTTGGCTCCTGGCGATCCCCGCCGCGCTCGCGCTCGCCTTCGTCGCCGTGCGCCGCGCCGGCGGCGTGGGGGACTGGCGCCGCGCGATCGACCCGCACCTGTTCGACGCCCTCGCCCGGCGCGGCGTGGTCGTGGCCGGCCGTGGCCGCAGCGGGCTGCTGGCGGCGCTCGCGGCGGCCCTCATCGCGCTCGCCCTCGTCGGGCCGGCGATCGAGCGGCCCGGCGTGCAGAACTTCCGCAACCTCGACGCCGCGATCGTCGCGGTCGACGTCTCCCGTTCGGTCGCCGACAGCGGCGAGTTCCAGGACGCCAAGATCGCGGCGCTGGGCGCGGCGCAGGCGGCGGGATCGCGCCAGGTCTCGGTGCTCGTGTTCGCCGGCGACGCCTATCTCGCGAACCCGCCCACCACCGACCGCCGCACCATCGAGACGACGCTCGCCGCGCTCGACGCGCAGACCGTTCCCGACGTCGGGAGCGCGCCGTCGCGGGCGCTGGCGCTCGCCCACCGCACGCTGCGCGATTCCGGCGTCGTCGGCGGCGACGTGGTGCTGATCAGCGACGGGGGCGGGCTCGACGAAGGCGCGCAGAACGAGACGCGCTCGCTGGTCGCCGATGGGCATCGGGTGAGCGCCCTGTACGTCACGTCGGCGGCCGCGACGCCGAAGCGGGCGATGGAGACCGGACGGCCGGAGCTGGAGGCTCTCGCCGCGCTTGGCGGCGGCGCCTTCGCGACGGTCGGCGCGCCCGACGCGGTCTACGCCGAGGTCGAGCGGTCGACCGCCGGGCGGCTCGGGCCCAGTCCCTACGCCTCTCTCGCATGGCTCGATTTCGGCCGAGCGCTGCTGCTGTTCGCGGCTGCGCCCCTCTTGCTGATGTTCCGGAGGGGCGGATGA
- a CDS encoding DsbA family protein has translation MPRSLRSLALASVALAALAGLALVELPFETATAQTATTTLDKPAIEKIVRDYIVSNPEILIEAQKELTKRQEAAQAAAARQKLAEKPATLENSKLQAVLGNPNGDVTLVEFFDYNCGYCKRALGDVNALIEADPKLKVVLKEFPILGRGSAEAAQVSAAVNVIAPAKYRAFHDKLLAAQGQVDGAAAIQAAKDVGIDQAALKKAFSHPDVKATLEESYDLANQFGVESTPTFILADAILPGAVGVDALKKRIAAVRECGKAAC, from the coding sequence ATGCCCCGCTCTCTCCGCAGCCTCGCCCTCGCCAGCGTAGCGCTTGCCGCTCTCGCCGGCCTCGCGCTCGTCGAGCTGCCGTTCGAGACGGCGACGGCGCAAACCGCGACGACCACGCTGGACAAGCCCGCCATCGAAAAGATCGTGCGGGACTACATCGTCAGCAATCCCGAGATCCTGATCGAGGCTCAGAAGGAGCTGACCAAGCGTCAGGAGGCCGCGCAGGCCGCCGCGGCGCGGCAGAAGCTCGCCGAAAAGCCCGCGACGCTCGAGAATTCGAAGCTCCAGGCGGTGCTCGGCAACCCCAACGGCGACGTCACGCTCGTCGAGTTCTTCGATTACAACTGCGGCTACTGCAAACGCGCGCTCGGCGACGTCAACGCGCTGATCGAGGCCGACCCGAAGCTGAAGGTGGTGCTGAAGGAATTCCCGATCCTTGGCCGCGGTTCGGCGGAGGCGGCGCAGGTGTCGGCGGCGGTCAACGTGATCGCTCCCGCCAAGTACCGCGCCTTCCACGACAAACTGCTGGCGGCCCAGGGCCAGGTCGACGGCGCCGCCGCCATCCAGGCGGCGAAGGATGTCGGGATCGATCAGGCCGCGCTGAAGAAGGCGTTTTCGCACCCCGACGTGAAGGCGACCCTCGAAGAAAGCTACGACCTCGCGAACCAGTTTGGCGTCGAGTCGACTCCGACCTTCATCCTCGCCGACGCGATCCTGCCCGGCGCGGTTGGCGTCGACGCCCTCAAGAAGCGCATCGCCGCCGTGCGCGAATGCGGCAAGGCGGCCTGCTGA
- a CDS encoding tetratricopeptide repeat protein produces MTRILAVLALILVAIVATDPRERIGRALYHAGLPTLAGMTLDGPAWRAAIYYAQGRYAEAAELFQGETFRSAHYDFGTALAKAGRLKEAETALNEALMFDPNDEDARYNLAIVEALRAKQEDQKRDARNAANANAAKQKRGGEAPTDAENDVNSTGDGMAGDRDSGREASTPGGSQVARVGRAEQTRIDSGRGAARGSIGAAEGGGRTGSEQASVAKQMEQPSLRLQKSYQQQAVSASRQWLETVPDDPGRYLRLRLAAERARRAERGLAAPSGTEQW; encoded by the coding sequence ATGACGCGCATCCTCGCCGTGCTCGCACTGATCCTAGTCGCGATCGTCGCCACCGACCCGCGGGAGCGGATCGGCCGCGCGCTCTACCATGCGGGGCTCCCCACGCTCGCCGGCATGACGCTCGACGGGCCGGCCTGGCGCGCGGCGATCTACTACGCGCAGGGGCGCTACGCGGAGGCCGCCGAACTGTTTCAGGGCGAGACCTTCCGCAGCGCGCACTACGATTTCGGCACCGCGCTCGCCAAGGCCGGCAGGCTGAAGGAAGCGGAGACGGCGTTGAACGAGGCGCTGATGTTCGATCCCAACGACGAGGACGCGCGCTACAACTTGGCGATCGTCGAAGCCCTGCGCGCGAAGCAGGAAGACCAGAAGCGCGACGCCCGCAACGCCGCCAACGCCAACGCCGCCAAGCAGAAGCGCGGCGGCGAGGCGCCGACCGACGCCGAGAACGACGTCAACTCCACCGGCGACGGCATGGCCGGCGACCGCGACTCCGGCCGCGAGGCCTCAACGCCCGGCGGCAGCCAGGTGGCGCGCGTCGGGCGCGCGGAGCAGACCCGTATCGATTCCGGACGCGGCGCGGCGCGCGGTTCGATCGGCGCGGCCGAGGGCGGCGGCCGCACCGGCTCCGAACAGGCGAGCGTCGCGAAGCAGATGGAGCAGCCGTCGCTCCGCCTGCAGAAGAGCTACCAGCAGCAGGCGGTGAGCGCCTCGCGCCAATGGTTGGAGACCGTGCCGGACGATCCCGGTCGCTACCTCAGGCTGAGGCTAGCCGCCGAACGCGCCCGCCGGGCCGAACGCGGTCTCGCGGCGCCCAGCGGAACGGAGCAGTGGTGA
- a CDS encoding VWA domain-containing protein: MWTFATPLAFLLLPLPFLVLRFARADRRSGGAIKVPGTIVGSGGEAPTTASATGGRKIFAWVAWVALVAALAGPQIVLPVQALPTTGRDLFLALDLSGSMERTDFSMDGATRRRLDVVRKIGSDFVRRRAGDRVGLAAFADRAYVAAEPSYDVEAVAQALDSVAIGLVGRSTAIGEGLGLALRRLADAPGKSRVVVLLSDGANNAGAATPKDVARLAKELGVRVHTIAMGPRDTTEITGYDPDVVDAETLKAIADASGGQFFRVRTTEDLQAAINSIDEIEPTRTLAPPANAWRELWPWPAGLALVAAAATAIGGRRFS; this comes from the coding sequence ATGTGGACCTTCGCGACTCCCCTCGCCTTCCTGTTGCTGCCGCTGCCGTTCCTGGTTCTGCGCTTCGCCCGCGCCGATCGCCGTTCCGGGGGGGCGATCAAGGTGCCCGGCACGATCGTCGGCTCCGGCGGAGAGGCCCCGACCACGGCCTCCGCCACCGGCGGCCGCAAGATCTTCGCCTGGGTCGCCTGGGTCGCGCTCGTCGCGGCGCTCGCCGGCCCCCAGATCGTGCTCCCCGTGCAGGCGCTGCCGACCACTGGACGCGACCTGTTCCTGGCGCTCGACCTCTCCGGCAGCATGGAGCGCACCGACTTCTCGATGGACGGCGCTACGCGCCGCCGGCTCGACGTGGTCCGCAAGATCGGCTCCGACTTCGTGCGCCGCCGGGCCGGCGACCGCGTCGGCCTCGCAGCCTTCGCCGACCGGGCCTATGTGGCGGCGGAGCCGAGCTACGACGTGGAGGCGGTGGCGCAGGCGCTCGACTCCGTCGCGATCGGGCTGGTGGGCCGCTCCACCGCCATCGGCGAGGGCCTCGGTCTCGCCCTGCGGCGGCTGGCCGACGCGCCGGGCAAGAGCCGGGTCGTCGTGCTGCTGTCCGACGGCGCGAACAACGCCGGCGCCGCCACGCCGAAAGACGTCGCCCGGCTGGCGAAGGAGCTCGGCGTGCGCGTGCACACCATCGCCATGGGTCCCCGCGACACCACTGAGATCACGGGCTATGACCCCGACGTGGTCGACGCCGAGACGCTGAAGGCGATCGCCGACGCCAGCGGCGGCCAGTTCTTCCGGGTGCGGACCACGGAAGACCTCCAGGCGGCGATCAACTCCATCGACGAGATCGAGCCGACGCGGACGCTGGCGCCGCCCGCCAACGCCTGGCGCGAGCTCTGGCCGTGGCCCGCGGGGCTCGCCCTCGTCGCCGCAGCCGCCACCGCGATCGGCGGGAGGCGCTTCTCATGA